In the Thermococcus sp. MAR1 genome, one interval contains:
- a CDS encoding energy-coupling factor ABC transporter ATP-binding protein, giving the protein MNVITVENLSFRYRRAREYSLRNVSFEVRRGELLGIIGPSGSGKSTLCLTLNGIIPNSIKGEFSGDVIVRDPETGEEYNTKETPVAKLSTLVGLVLQNPESQLFNMTVEEEIAFGLENLGFDRNEILRRLRWALEVTGLRGLENEFPPNLSGGQQQRLAIAAVLAMEPAVLVLDEPTSQLDPVGRKEVLGLVSLLRKEHGITVVLVEHHTDYILRFADRVLVMAGGEIVLEGTPREIAEEAETLKRLGVKLPPSLEISHELRKRGMLKGPAITEEELLYGIGYPPV; this is encoded by the coding sequence ATGAACGTCATCACCGTGGAGAACCTTAGCTTCAGGTACAGGAGGGCAAGGGAATACTCACTTAGGAATGTCAGCTTTGAGGTTAGACGGGGCGAACTCCTCGGAATAATCGGGCCGAGCGGAAGCGGAAAGTCCACACTATGTCTGACGCTCAACGGGATCATCCCCAATTCAATAAAGGGCGAGTTCTCGGGCGATGTCATAGTTAGGGACCCGGAGACGGGGGAAGAGTACAACACCAAGGAAACGCCGGTGGCAAAGCTCTCAACGCTCGTCGGCCTTGTCCTTCAGAATCCCGAGAGCCAGCTCTTCAACATGACCGTCGAGGAGGAAATAGCCTTCGGCCTTGAAAACCTGGGATTCGATAGGAACGAGATACTCAGAAGGCTCCGGTGGGCGCTGGAGGTAACCGGACTGAGGGGGCTTGAGAACGAGTTTCCGCCCAACCTCAGCGGAGGGCAGCAGCAGAGGCTGGCCATAGCGGCGGTTCTGGCCATGGAACCGGCCGTGCTGGTTCTAGACGAACCGACCTCTCAGCTTGACCCCGTCGGACGGAAGGAAGTTCTGGGACTGGTTTCCCTCCTCCGGAAGGAGCACGGCATCACGGTGGTCTTGGTTGAGCATCACACCGATTACATCCTTCGCTTCGCCGACAGGGTGCTGGTCATGGCAGGTGGAGAAATCGTCCTGGAGGGAACCCCGAGGGAGATAGCCGAGGAGGCCGAGACGCTGAAGAGGCTCGGCGTGAAGCTCCCTCCAAGCCTCGAGATATCTCACGAGCTCAGGAAGAGGGGTATGCTGAAAGGGCCGGCCATTACTGAGGAGGAGCTTCTCTACGGGATAGGATATCCTCCAGTGTGA
- the uppS gene encoding polyprenyl diphosphate synthase — MISRLLSHVPHILFKPVYDLYESYLLDRVKSGRIPRHVAIIMDGNRRWARKLEKPPWYGHLFGSRKLEEILEWCRELDIRTLTVYAFSTENFKRTPEEVNALMNLFEEKFKELLEDERVHKYGIRVNVLGRKELLPENVRKAAEEAEKATRKYGNYTLNIALAYGGRSEIADAVRDIVRDVLAGRIKPEDIDEELIKEYLYYPNMPDPDIVIRTGGEERISNFLLYQIAYSELFFVDVYFPEFRKIDFLRIIREYQKRQRRFGR, encoded by the coding sequence ATGATTTCCCGCCTCCTCTCCCACGTTCCCCACATTTTATTCAAGCCTGTCTATGACCTCTACGAAAGCTACCTTCTGGACAGGGTTAAGTCCGGGAGAATCCCAAGGCACGTGGCCATAATAATGGACGGGAACCGTAGGTGGGCGCGGAAGCTGGAGAAGCCCCCGTGGTACGGCCACCTCTTCGGCTCCCGGAAGCTTGAGGAGATACTCGAATGGTGCCGCGAGCTCGACATAAGGACTCTCACAGTTTACGCCTTCTCCACCGAGAACTTCAAGAGAACTCCCGAGGAGGTAAACGCCCTCATGAACCTCTTCGAGGAGAAGTTCAAGGAGCTTCTTGAGGACGAGAGAGTTCACAAGTATGGAATTCGAGTGAACGTCCTTGGGAGGAAGGAGCTCTTGCCTGAAAACGTCAGAAAAGCCGCCGAGGAGGCGGAGAAGGCCACGCGGAAGTACGGCAACTACACCCTCAACATAGCCCTTGCCTACGGGGGGAGGAGTGAGATAGCCGATGCCGTGCGGGACATCGTAAGGGACGTTCTGGCCGGAAGGATAAAGCCGGAGGATATCGACGAGGAGCTCATAAAGGAGTACCTGTACTACCCGAACATGCCCGACCCGGACATCGTTATAAGAACCGGCGGCGAGGAGAGGATAAGCAACTTCCTCCTGTATCAAATCGCCTACAGCGAGCTTTTCTTCGTTGACGTTTACTTCCCCGAGTTCAGAAAGATAGACTTCCTCAGAATCATTCGCGAGTACCAGAAGAGACAGAGGCGCTTTGGAAGGTAG
- a CDS encoding exosome complex RNA-binding protein Csl4, with amino-acid sequence MDEKRSARNGDLVLPGDYLGVIEEYFPGEGVKEENGELYAIRAGKVRIDQDKMEISVEPVTDTPPLPQVGDIVIAKVIEVKPQAAIVQLIKIEGRNDREIATSKLAGIHISQVREGYVEGMSSEFKIGDIIRARVIANEKSPIQLSTKGHDLGVIYALCSRCRAPLVRRGDKLICPRCGHVETRKLSSLYRKLKV; translated from the coding sequence ATGGATGAAAAGAGGAGTGCAAGGAACGGTGACCTGGTTCTTCCTGGGGACTACCTCGGCGTCATTGAGGAGTATTTCCCCGGTGAGGGTGTTAAGGAGGAGAACGGTGAGCTCTACGCAATAAGGGCAGGTAAGGTAAGGATAGACCAGGATAAAATGGAGATAAGCGTCGAGCCCGTGACGGACACACCGCCCCTTCCTCAGGTCGGTGACATAGTCATTGCCAAGGTCATTGAGGTCAAGCCCCAGGCGGCAATAGTTCAGCTCATTAAAATCGAGGGAAGGAACGACCGGGAGATAGCGACATCGAAACTCGCCGGAATCCACATCTCTCAGGTCAGAGAAGGCTACGTGGAGGGCATGAGCAGCGAGTTTAAGATAGGCGATATCATCAGGGCGAGAGTCATAGCAAACGAGAAGAGTCCAATCCAGCTGTCCACCAAGGGCCACGACCTAGGTGTTATCTACGCCCTCTGCTCCCGGTGCAGGGCGCCCCTCGTGAGACGTGGCGACAAACTCATCTGTCCGCGCTGCGGCCACGTCGAGACCAGGAAGCTGTCCTCCCTCTACAGAAAGTTGAAGGTGTGA
- a CDS encoding lysyl aminopeptidase, giving the protein MVDIELLRKVVEAPGVSGYEFLGIRDVVFDALKDHVDEIYVDKLGNVIAHKKGNGPRIMIAAHMDKIGVMVNHIDKEGYLHVVPVGGVDPRTLVAQRIRFFTGKGEHFGVVGHIPPHLQKPEDRKKAADWDTIVVDVGADSKEEAEEMGFRVGTVGEFAPAFVRLNENRIATPYLDDRVCLYAMIETARAVENHEADIYFVASVQEEVGLRGARVASYAIDPEIGIAMDVTFAKQVGDKGKIVPKLGGGPVMDVGPNINPKVRAFADEVAKKYGIELQVEASPRPTGTDANIMQINREGVATAVLSIPIRYMHSQVETADLRDIDKTIEFARRFLEELREMDLTP; this is encoded by the coding sequence ATGGTGGACATTGAACTCCTCAGGAAAGTTGTTGAAGCCCCAGGAGTTTCCGGCTACGAGTTCCTTGGAATAAGGGACGTCGTTTTTGATGCCCTGAAGGACCACGTGGACGAGATATACGTTGACAAGCTCGGCAACGTTATCGCCCACAAGAAGGGCAACGGGCCCAGGATAATGATTGCCGCCCATATGGACAAGATAGGCGTCATGGTCAACCACATAGACAAGGAAGGCTACCTCCACGTCGTTCCCGTTGGAGGCGTTGACCCAAGAACCCTCGTCGCCCAGAGGATAAGGTTCTTCACCGGGAAGGGAGAGCACTTTGGCGTGGTGGGCCACATACCGCCCCACCTTCAGAAGCCCGAGGACAGGAAGAAGGCCGCTGACTGGGACACCATCGTTGTCGATGTCGGCGCCGACAGTAAGGAGGAAGCCGAAGAGATGGGCTTCCGCGTCGGAACTGTTGGAGAGTTCGCCCCGGCCTTCGTCCGGCTCAACGAGAACAGGATTGCGACGCCCTACCTTGACGACCGCGTCTGCCTCTACGCCATGATAGAGACCGCTAGGGCAGTTGAGAACCACGAGGCGGACATCTACTTTGTTGCGAGCGTTCAGGAGGAGGTCGGCCTGAGGGGTGCCAGGGTTGCCAGCTACGCCATAGACCCGGAGATAGGCATAGCGATGGACGTCACCTTCGCCAAGCAGGTCGGCGACAAGGGCAAGATAGTTCCCAAGCTCGGAGGCGGCCCGGTCATGGACGTCGGGCCCAACATCAACCCCAAGGTTCGCGCCTTCGCCGACGAGGTTGCCAAGAAGTACGGCATAGAACTCCAGGTTGAGGCCAGCCCGAGGCCGACCGGAACCGACGCCAACATAATGCAGATTAACAGGGAGGGCGTCGCCACTGCAGTCCTCAGCATACCGATACGCTACATGCACAGCCAGGTCGAGACGGCCGACCTGAGGGACATAGACAAGACCATCGAGTTCGCCAGGCGCTTCCTCGAGGAGCTTCGCGAGATGGACCTCACACCGTGA
- a CDS encoding TBP-interacting protein, whose protein sequence is MAYGELSPRIKKVYAQVRYLDDYHWEINGGKIIGLHKKSNVRVTIEVADNREHAEKMAENGGEGIRIIAIPDKSVFFVHNGVFILTYRYLKATLADINDHIVWSGFKVVEDGENLIQEDFYEYLGGAFINHIKNNMLAGQDYIFWQFYKCEACGKYVDVESLERHLKGHGIKHHEKSEERYEVFEINFRDGKIYDKYGKDVPVKEFSEEARDFLDEIMAGMKGA, encoded by the coding sequence ATGGCCTACGGTGAGCTGAGCCCGAGAATCAAGAAGGTCTATGCCCAGGTGAGATATCTGGATGACTATCACTGGGAGATAAACGGTGGAAAGATAATCGGACTTCACAAGAAGAGCAACGTCAGGGTTACCATTGAGGTGGCCGACAACAGGGAACACGCCGAGAAAATGGCAGAAAACGGTGGCGAAGGGATCAGGATAATAGCGATACCAGATAAAAGCGTCTTCTTCGTCCACAACGGCGTATTCATACTGACCTACCGCTACCTCAAGGCGACCCTCGCGGACATAAACGACCACATAGTCTGGAGCGGCTTCAAGGTCGTCGAGGACGGGGAGAACCTTATCCAGGAGGACTTCTACGAGTACCTCGGAGGGGCCTTCATCAACCACATCAAGAACAACATGCTCGCCGGCCAGGATTACATCTTCTGGCAGTTCTACAAGTGCGAAGCCTGTGGAAAGTACGTTGATGTGGAAAGCCTTGAGAGGCACCTCAAAGGGCACGGAATAAAGCACCACGAGAAAAGCGAAGAGCGCTACGAGGTCTTTGAGATAAACTTTAGAGACGGTAAAATCTACGACAAGTACGGCAAGGATGTTCCTGTTAAGGAGTTCAGTGAGGAGGCAAGGGACTTCCTCGATGAGATAATGGCTGGTATGAAGGGGGCATGA
- a CDS encoding gamma carbonic anhydrase family protein — protein sequence MAIYELAGKKPKIHETAFIDETASVIGDVVLEAKTSVWPSAVLRGDIEQIYVGEGSNVQDNVSIHTSHGQPTIIGKYVTIGHNAVVHGAEIGDYTIIGMGAVILDGAKIGKHVVIGAGALVPPGKEIPDYSLVVGVPGKVVRQLSEEEIEWTKKNAEIYIELAEMHLSGRKKIE from the coding sequence ATGGCGATTTATGAGTTGGCCGGAAAGAAGCCTAAAATTCACGAGACCGCTTTCATCGATGAGACCGCTTCGGTCATAGGCGATGTCGTTCTTGAGGCAAAGACGAGCGTCTGGCCAAGTGCCGTTCTGAGGGGCGATATAGAGCAGATTTACGTTGGCGAAGGCTCGAACGTCCAGGACAACGTCAGCATACACACCTCCCACGGACAGCCCACTATAATAGGAAAGTACGTCACCATTGGCCACAATGCAGTGGTTCACGGTGCGGAGATAGGCGACTACACCATCATCGGAATGGGTGCCGTCATACTCGACGGGGCCAAGATAGGCAAGCACGTCGTCATCGGTGCCGGCGCTCTCGTCCCGCCCGGCAAGGAGATACCGGACTACAGCCTGGTCGTCGGCGTTCCGGGTAAGGTAGTCAGGCAGCTCAGTGAGGAGGAAATCGAGTGGACAAAGAAGAACGCCGAGATTTACATAGAGCTTGCCGAAATGCACCTCTCCGGCAGGAAGAAGATTGAGTGA
- a CDS encoding TrkH family potassium uptake protein: MLELRKYINISDDIFVVKNLIGAILQGVGLAYLFPVLLVWFYPDEIGYVVYFALPGVFSILLGAWLARHMGKVEDVNLRQAMVSAAFTWLFASFISVMPFIYIAGMPFVDSYFESMSAWTGTGLTMMSNLESYPHILLFWRAWMQWLGGIGIVLVALTVLIRPGVAAARLYRAEARSERIVPNLVNTSKVIFQIYLVLTLVGVYLYYINGMPLFDAVIHSMTGLGTGGMSSHDLSIGYFNSTSIEAVTIFLMIMGAVNFTVHYRIFRDRHLKPFFDDVQVKYMFIFLFPAIAMIALSLTQVGDGIGDALRQAVFHSVSAITCTGFGIADLSKYPEMGKFILGILMVIGGGAGSTAGGIKLIRVILMYESLKWTLQSAILPKGAVIKRKVGNYLFSEEDIQEVMSFTMTYFAFLLIGTLYTMLRLGTSLTDSFFEVASAQGNVGLSIGITSPTLPVDIKILLILHMWIGRLEIFSTLVFIISVFLLAPRVVTRR; encoded by the coding sequence ATGCTAGAGCTCAGAAAGTACATAAACATCTCGGACGATATCTTTGTGGTTAAGAACCTCATCGGGGCAATCCTGCAGGGTGTGGGGCTGGCGTACCTCTTCCCCGTGTTGCTGGTGTGGTTCTACCCCGATGAAATCGGTTACGTTGTTTACTTCGCTCTCCCCGGAGTGTTCTCCATTCTGCTCGGTGCGTGGCTCGCAAGACACATGGGGAAGGTTGAGGACGTTAACCTCAGACAGGCCATGGTCTCGGCCGCTTTTACCTGGCTCTTTGCATCGTTCATAAGTGTCATGCCGTTCATCTACATAGCTGGTATGCCTTTTGTGGACTCCTACTTCGAGAGCATGAGCGCTTGGACCGGAACGGGCCTCACCATGATGAGCAACCTCGAGAGTTATCCCCATATACTCCTCTTCTGGCGCGCTTGGATGCAGTGGCTGGGCGGAATCGGTATCGTCCTAGTCGCACTGACGGTTCTCATCCGCCCCGGAGTGGCTGCGGCTAGGCTCTACCGGGCCGAGGCTAGGAGCGAGAGAATAGTTCCTAACCTCGTCAACACCTCGAAGGTCATCTTTCAGATATACCTGGTTCTCACGCTGGTTGGCGTATACCTCTATTACATTAACGGCATGCCACTCTTCGATGCGGTAATACACTCCATGACCGGCCTTGGAACCGGTGGTATGAGCAGCCACGACCTGAGCATCGGCTACTTCAACAGCACCTCTATAGAGGCCGTTACGATATTCCTCATGATAATGGGTGCGGTCAACTTCACGGTTCACTACAGGATCTTCAGGGACAGGCACCTCAAGCCCTTCTTCGACGACGTTCAGGTCAAGTACATGTTCATATTCCTGTTTCCAGCGATAGCCATGATAGCCCTTAGCCTTACTCAGGTCGGGGATGGTATAGGTGACGCCCTCAGGCAGGCGGTTTTCCACTCCGTTTCGGCAATAACCTGTACCGGATTTGGAATCGCTGACCTGAGCAAGTACCCGGAGATGGGTAAGTTCATACTCGGCATCCTTATGGTCATCGGAGGTGGCGCTGGAAGCACCGCGGGTGGTATAAAGCTCATACGTGTCATATTGATGTACGAGAGCCTCAAGTGGACCCTTCAGAGCGCCATACTGCCCAAGGGTGCTGTCATCAAGAGAAAGGTGGGCAACTATCTCTTCAGCGAGGAGGACATCCAGGAGGTCATGAGCTTCACGATGACGTACTTTGCCTTTCTCCTCATAGGCACCCTCTACACGATGCTCCGCCTTGGCACGAGTTTGACGGACTCGTTCTTCGAGGTCGCGTCCGCCCAGGGCAACGTTGGCCTCAGCATCGGCATAACCTCCCCCACACTGCCGGTTGACATTAAGATTCTCCTCATTCTCCACATGTGGATTGGAAGGCTGGAGATATTCTCGACCCTAGTGTTCATCATAAGCGTGTTCCTCCTCGCCCCGAGGGTGGTGACGAGGAGATGA
- a CDS encoding DNA-directed RNA polymerase subunit L, whose product MKIEVIKREENVLEFYLEGEDHTFANLLNEVLHENKHVTFAGYTIEHPVLMARKPKFRIVTDGKVSPEKALEEAAQKIFDRARAVLDAWKAAIGE is encoded by the coding sequence ATGAAGATTGAGGTCATCAAGCGTGAGGAAAACGTCCTTGAGTTCTACCTTGAGGGTGAAGACCACACCTTCGCCAACCTGCTCAACGAGGTACTCCATGAGAACAAGCACGTGACCTTCGCGGGTTACACCATCGAGCACCCGGTTCTTATGGCGAGAAAGCCCAAGTTCAGAATCGTCACCGACGGAAAAGTAAGTCCGGAAAAGGCCCTTGAGGAAGCCGCTCAAAAGATATTCGACAGGGCTAGGGCCGTTCTCGATGCATGGAAGGCCGCTATAGGCGAGTGA
- a CDS encoding threonine--tRNA ligase, with the protein MRMLLIHSDYLEYEVKDKALKSPEPISEEQKKGRLDEVLAVFMSVEKADETNPDEVVEKAVIEIKDVASQVKADRIFVYPFAHLSSELAKPDVALKVLQRIEERLREEGFEVKRAPFGYYKAFRLSCKGHPLAELSRTIVPSGEAVSKEERNIALEKEEEELKSYWYILTPEGELVEVEKFDFTGHENLRKFANYEISKSRVAEREPPHVRIMLEQELVDYEPGSDPGNLRYYPKGRLIKGLLEQYVTEKVIEYGAMEVETPIMYDFEHPALEKYLNRFPARQYVVKSGDKKFFLRFAACFGQFLIKKDATISYRNLPLRMYELTRYSFRREKSGELSGLRRLRAFTMPDMHTVARDLKQAMDEFKKQYKLSMEVLRGVGLTPEDYEVAIRFTEDFWKENRDFIVELARIIGKPVLIEMWKQRFFYFILKFEFNFVDNLDKAAALSTVQIDVENAERFGITYYDEEGKERHPLILHCSPSGAIERVMYAILEKQAKLQAKGVKPMFPLWLSPIQVRVIPVSDEVLDYALYVAGKLEGAKIRVDVDDTSDRLNKKIRKAEKEWVPYVIVVGRNEKEQGTVTVRRRSDGKQVEMQLEDLIREIKGQTEGFPYRPRPLPLLLSRRPKFRG; encoded by the coding sequence ATGAGAATGCTTCTGATACACAGCGACTATTTGGAATACGAGGTAAAAGACAAGGCCCTGAAAAGCCCCGAACCGATAAGCGAGGAGCAGAAGAAGGGCAGACTTGACGAGGTTCTGGCGGTTTTCATGAGCGTTGAGAAGGCCGACGAGACCAACCCCGACGAGGTCGTCGAAAAGGCAGTTATTGAGATTAAGGACGTTGCTTCACAGGTAAAGGCCGACAGGATATTCGTTTATCCCTTCGCCCACCTGAGCAGCGAGCTGGCAAAACCCGACGTGGCGCTGAAAGTTCTCCAGAGGATCGAGGAGAGGCTGAGGGAGGAGGGTTTTGAGGTCAAGCGCGCGCCCTTCGGCTACTACAAGGCCTTCAGGCTGAGCTGCAAGGGACACCCATTAGCAGAACTCAGCAGGACGATAGTCCCGAGTGGCGAGGCGGTCAGCAAGGAGGAGCGCAACATAGCCCTTGAGAAGGAGGAGGAGGAGCTCAAGAGCTACTGGTACATCCTCACGCCCGAAGGAGAGCTCGTCGAGGTCGAAAAGTTTGACTTCACGGGGCATGAGAATCTCAGGAAGTTCGCCAACTATGAGATAAGCAAGAGCAGGGTGGCGGAGAGAGAGCCTCCCCACGTCAGGATAATGCTTGAGCAGGAGCTGGTTGACTACGAGCCAGGAAGCGACCCTGGAAACCTCCGCTATTATCCCAAGGGCAGGCTCATCAAGGGTCTCCTCGAGCAGTACGTCACCGAGAAGGTCATAGAGTACGGCGCCATGGAGGTCGAGACCCCGATCATGTATGACTTCGAGCACCCGGCGCTCGAGAAGTACCTCAACCGCTTCCCCGCTAGGCAGTACGTGGTTAAGAGCGGCGACAAGAAGTTTTTCCTCAGGTTTGCAGCCTGCTTCGGCCAGTTCCTCATAAAGAAGGACGCCACGATAAGCTACCGCAACCTGCCGCTCAGGATGTACGAGCTTACCCGCTACTCGTTCAGGCGCGAGAAGAGCGGAGAGCTTTCCGGCCTCAGGAGGCTCAGGGCTTTCACGATGCCCGATATGCACACCGTCGCCAGAGACCTCAAGCAGGCCATGGACGAGTTCAAGAAGCAGTACAAGCTCAGCATGGAGGTTCTCAGGGGAGTTGGACTCACTCCCGAGGACTACGAAGTTGCCATAAGGTTCACCGAGGACTTCTGGAAGGAGAACAGGGACTTCATCGTTGAGCTGGCGAGGATAATCGGCAAGCCGGTCCTCATCGAGATGTGGAAGCAGAGGTTCTTCTACTTCATACTCAAGTTCGAGTTCAACTTCGTGGACAACCTCGACAAAGCTGCAGCTCTCAGCACCGTCCAGATCGACGTCGAGAATGCAGAGCGCTTTGGAATAACCTACTACGACGAAGAGGGCAAGGAAAGGCACCCGCTCATACTCCACTGCTCCCCGAGCGGAGCAATCGAGAGGGTCATGTATGCAATCCTTGAGAAGCAGGCCAAGCTCCAGGCGAAGGGCGTAAAGCCAATGTTCCCCCTCTGGCTCAGCCCGATACAGGTACGCGTAATTCCTGTCAGCGACGAGGTTCTCGACTACGCGCTCTACGTGGCCGGGAAGCTTGAGGGAGCAAAGATTCGCGTTGACGTTGACGATACCTCCGACAGGCTCAACAAGAAGATAAGGAAGGCCGAGAAGGAGTGGGTTCCCTACGTCATCGTCGTCGGCAGGAACGAGAAGGAGCAGGGCACCGTAACCGTCAGGAGAAGGAGCGACGGAAAGCAGGTAGAGATGCAGCTCGAGGACCTCATCAGGGAGATAAAGGGTCAGACCGAGGGCTTCCCCTACAGGCCAAGACCCCTGCCGTTGCTCCTCAGCAGGCGCCCCAAGTTCAGGGGCTGA
- a CDS encoding archaemetzincin family Zn-dependent metalloprotease: MLLVPIGGVEGLVVGAVLEFVGSYYTPLGIPVAVSDALSEDPFSEAYNPLRHQYLGRRFLPHLSEVGRKKRARAVLGITDLDLYEEGLNFIFGLAHPGLGAAVISTFRLRPEFYGEAPNEGLFIERVIKEAMHELGHVFGLGHCPDRRCVMHFSNSVVDTDIKEPVYCSACLRRLKENLEVGL; this comes from the coding sequence ATACTCCTCGTACCCATCGGAGGGGTTGAGGGGCTGGTGGTTGGGGCGGTGCTGGAGTTCGTCGGTTCTTACTACACTCCCTTAGGCATTCCCGTCGCGGTGAGTGACGCCCTTTCCGAAGACCCCTTCTCCGAGGCTTACAATCCCCTGAGACATCAGTACCTTGGGAGGAGGTTCTTACCCCATCTCTCCGAAGTGGGAAGGAAGAAGAGGGCACGCGCCGTCCTCGGGATAACCGACCTCGACCTCTACGAGGAGGGATTGAACTTCATTTTTGGACTCGCACATCCTGGACTCGGGGCCGCGGTCATCTCAACGTTCAGGCTCAGGCCTGAATTCTATGGAGAAGCCCCGAACGAGGGACTCTTCATCGAAAGGGTGATTAAGGAAGCCATGCACGAGCTGGGGCATGTTTTTGGCCTGGGACACTGTCCGGATAGGCGGTGCGTCATGCACTTCTCAAACTCCGTCGTTGATACGGACATCAAGGAACCCGTTTACTGTTCCGCGTGTCTCAGGAGGCTTAAGGAAAACCTGGAGGTTGGGTTATGA
- the cyaB gene encoding class IV adenylate cyclase, with protein MIEIEVKGYANERVFERVRENFKLIRTEYHEDTYFRHPCRNFAETDEALRIRVRRFNGHFEAFLTYKGPKIDQNSKTRREIEVPISDPDKHTEILRNLGFEEVLTIEKTREKYYVDKGIIIDLDDVNGLGKFIEIEALADREEVVEETVMLLREILESLGVEKFERRSYLELMLEKEVEHGEAG; from the coding sequence ATGATAGAGATTGAGGTTAAGGGATACGCGAACGAGAGGGTGTTTGAGCGCGTTAGGGAGAACTTCAAGCTGATACGAACTGAGTACCATGAGGACACCTACTTCAGACATCCGTGCAGGAATTTCGCCGAAACCGATGAAGCCCTCAGGATAAGGGTAAGACGCTTCAACGGACACTTCGAGGCATTCCTAACTTATAAGGGACCAAAGATAGACCAGAACTCCAAAACCCGGAGGGAGATAGAGGTCCCAATAAGCGACCCCGATAAGCACACGGAGATACTCAGAAACCTGGGTTTCGAGGAGGTTCTCACCATAGAGAAGACCCGGGAAAAATACTACGTCGACAAGGGCATCATAATAGACCTGGATGATGTAAACGGCCTCGGAAAGTTCATTGAGATTGAAGCCCTTGCAGACAGGGAGGAGGTAGTAGAAGAAACCGTGATGTTACTCCGTGAGATTCTTGAGTCCCTTGGGGTCGAGAAGTTTGAGAGACGTTCCTATCTTGAATTGATGCTTGAAAAGGAGGTGGAACATGGGGAGGCTGGATGA
- a CDS encoding DUF2067 family protein, producing MARAKKVITIHVRDDREKEEFLRELQRLRLPAFIYVHAKLNDLKINVQGTKDDIREAIRRIREIHNRVRAKLYPDRRGLYRYTIDDLLRESGASVSTPILVKTLELLGETVELREGELITSMPWEELVSLTGTLGEYLSDISLQTTRQIREVILPVAILKDLDPMEVIDLLVELGLAEWKEDKFKYELVKNKEQAMKELLKHLEGEENED from the coding sequence ATGGCCAGGGCGAAGAAGGTAATAACTATCCACGTCCGGGACGACAGGGAGAAGGAGGAGTTTCTCAGGGAGCTTCAGAGGCTTCGCCTTCCTGCGTTCATCTATGTTCACGCCAAACTCAACGACCTCAAGATAAACGTTCAGGGAACCAAGGACGACATCAGAGAAGCCATCCGCAGGATAAGGGAAATACACAACCGTGTCAGGGCCAAGCTGTACCCCGACAGACGCGGCCTCTACCGCTACACGATAGACGACCTTCTCAGGGAGTCCGGGGCGAGTGTCTCAACCCCGATACTCGTAAAGACCCTGGAACTCCTGGGAGAAACCGTTGAACTGAGAGAGGGCGAGCTGATAACGTCCATGCCATGGGAGGAGCTGGTTTCCCTGACTGGAACCCTCGGCGAGTACCTCTCGGACATCTCCCTCCAGACCACCAGGCAGATAAGGGAGGTCATCCTCCCCGTGGCGATTCTCAAAGACCTCGACCCCATGGAGGTAATTGACCTGCTCGTTGAACTCGGTCTGGCCGAGTGGAAGGAGGATAAGTTTAAATACGAACTGGTGAAGAACAAGGAGCAGGCGATGAAAGAGCTCCTCAAACACTTAGAGGGTGAGGAAAATGAAGATTGA
- the hjc gene encoding Holliday junction resolvase Hjc, with protein MKYRRGASAERELIKMLEKAGFAVVRSAGSKKVDIIAGNGKVHLCIEVKSTRSEKLYFSSEDYEKLISFAERFGAKPVIAVKFVNNGWRFFLPESLEKSGKNYKVGLQTKNYLTFDEVIGRQRSLEGVVKGEV; from the coding sequence ATGAAGTACAGAAGGGGGGCGAGCGCGGAAAGAGAGCTTATAAAGATGCTCGAAAAGGCCGGTTTCGCGGTGGTGCGCTCCGCCGGGAGCAAGAAAGTTGATATAATCGCCGGCAACGGAAAGGTCCACCTCTGCATAGAGGTGAAGAGCACCAGGAGCGAGAAGCTCTACTTCAGCAGCGAGGATTACGAGAAGCTCATCTCATTTGCGGAAAGGTTCGGTGCAAAGCCGGTTATAGCGGTCAAGTTCGTGAACAACGGCTGGCGCTTCTTCCTTCCGGAGAGCCTAGAAAAAAGCGGCAAAAACTATAAGGTGGGCCTGCAAACAAAGAACTATCTTACCTTCGACGAAGTTATCGGGAGGCAAAGGTCCCTCGAAGGGGTGGTAAAGGGTGAAGTTTAA